TCTATatcatacttgtatatcTAAGGGAATGTCTACAGTAGAGGAAATGTCTACAACTCAAGCAAAAGAATTTATTGCGCATTTGAATGCGTACGTATCCGATGAATACTGATTGTGAAGATTATGGAAAATTATGTTACCGGGTCGATTGTCACTGCCGGCTTTTGATGTATTCAACCTGACGACCCTGCGGCCTGAGGAGTCTCTGTCTCATGGCCTCCGTGCCCAGTCTACTTTCTGTCGATGATTCGGCCGAGGTTGCCAAAGCAAATGGCGCCACAGAATAAGTTACTGGCGAGCCAGACGAGTCCAGCCCACTCACCGAGGCCCACGGGAATGACCCCAATGGCAGACATAACGGCGGCTCCAATCAGCGACGACACGGCCGCCAGTCCAAACCCGTTGCTGGTGGTATCCAGGAGGTACCACAGGAACGGGTTGAGCAGTGCCCAGATGACTGCCACCTCTGTGGTCGAGTGCCAATTGAGGTTTTTGACGCCGTAGGCCACGCCTAGGAACGCTCCCACGGTTCTGACCAACGAGCCCCACTTCTTATTGGGGCTGGATCCTCCATTTTTGGCCCGGATTCGCTGCAGACCCTTGGCGGGGGCGCTGGTAGACggcttgtacttgtcgagAAGAGGCAGACCCAGACCTAGAAGCACGCAGTGCACACCCCACATGGGGAGGGTCAGTTTGTCGGTGTCTCTTCGTGTGCCGACCTGTTTTTCGTAGAGAAAGTGGACGACACAGCCGTAGCCACAGCCCAGAACGAATAGTAGGGCCGTTTTGAACAGAGGCGAGTTGCCGAAGGAAAACCCGGTCTGTTTCGAGGGTTTCTTGATGGGCTTGGAGTCCCGTTTGCTGGGAGCTCGTTTTGTGTACGAGAACGACgatcgtcgtcgtttgGGCGGTCCCTGGGCGTCTCTTCTGAGGGCGGCAAACTCGGGGGCGTCCAGTCGGCCCAATTCCACCGTTTCCGAGTCTTCGCCGTTGAGCTCCGAGAGGTTGGTCTGCGATCCAAATACTCCAAACAACGTGGATGTGGTCAGGTTCAGAAACGACTTGGAGTGGTCATTCGATTGCATTGTGATGTGTGATGTGATGACTGAGATCTGAGATGAGAGATGAGAGATGAGAGATGAGAAATGTGAGAAGACCGGGAAGGTGTGTATCTGATGACTATATCAGCTGATTGTGCTTGCGGACTGTGTATCGTTTGACTGGTTGTGTATCTCGTGGCAGCTCCGACAATAATGTATGGTGTCACTCTATCAGGATATGGTGCGTAATATATGCAGAGAAAAACCGACTTTGCGCTGACGTGAACGATGTATGCGAAAGTATCCAACTGTGTGGGCTGTTGCGTCGCTTTTGTGTCACTTTTTGCTCGAAAAACCGTCGGTCCAGTGTCAGGCAAGGATGCTGGTGGAACGAGTGTCTGCCTC
The Yarrowia lipolytica chromosome 1A, complete sequence genome window above contains:
- a CDS encoding uncharacterized protein (Compare to YALI0A14454g, weakly similar to wi|NCU07869.1 Neurospora crassa NCU07869.1 predicted protein, similar to Saccharomyces cerevisiae NSG1 (YHR133C) and NSG2 (YNL156C); ancestral locus Anc_2.108) produces the protein MQSNDHSKSFLNLTTSTLFGVFGSQTNLSELNGEDSETVELGRLDAPEFAALRRDAQGPPKRRRSSFSYTKRAPSKRDSKPIKKPSKQTGFSFGNSPLFKTALLFVLGCGYGCVVHFLYEKQVGTRRDTDKLTLPMWGVHCVLLGLGLPLLDKYKPSTSAPAKGLQRIRAKNGGSSPNKKWGSLVRTVGAFLGVAYGVKNLNWHSTTEVAVIWALLNPFLWYLLDTTSNGFGLAAVSSLIGAAVMSAIGVIPVGLGEWAGLVWLASNLFCGAICFGNLGRIIDRK